Below is a window of Desulfolucanica intricata DNA.
AAAAGCAATTTTAATTAAATATACAATAAAACATACCAGAACAAAAAGCCCAATATTTTTAACAACCCGCTGACGGGTTTGTTTCATCTTTTTTTCTCTATCACGTTGTTTTAAAAGTTCTTTTTTAGCGGGGTCAACATATTGAGGATCTTTGAGTTTTCTCTTTGCTCGGGGTTTAAATTCTATTACTTTACCCTGCTTCTCGGACATAATTTACCTTCAGCTCCATATCTATTATTTTACATAGATATTCTATCAGAGCAGAATATACACCTGCTATAAAAAATTACTTTTCTTGTTTTTAATCTGAATAATTTACCATACATTATATAATTTATATGCACTCAAACAGTAAAAAAATATTATCATTTATAATAGGCATTAATAGGCATTGTGTTCCGGTATCTGGCTTGTAGCAGCAATCGGTACAGGAATTGGTGTTGGTTACTTTCCTATAGCAGTTACAGCACTATTAGGTTTACTTTACTTTAAAAATTCAATCGTTTGTTAAGTGTCAACGGTGAAGATAAAGATTAATATTATATACTGATATGCTTGCTGCAAGTTTAAGCCGGAAAAAAAATCGACCCCCGGGGCCGAGTTTTTTTAACTTATTTTTTCCTTTTTAGCTAACGCATTACTCCATTTACCGCAGCGGTCTCCCCAACGTGCAATTGTTTCTTCATTTTCATTTATTTCAACAACTTCACAGCAGTTTGCACAACCAGAACATTCAAAACTGGATGCATGATAATTAATGTCCGCAACAGCAAATCCTTTAAACCTGGTGGGTACAGATTTTTTTACTGCATCTTTCGCCAGTACAGCCGCTCCAACTGCACCCATAACATTAAAGTACGGGGGAATTTGTACACTTACACCGATGGCATCTTCAAAAGCCTTTTTCATACCAACATTTGCTGCCACCCCCCCCTGGAAAACAACGGGTTCGAGAATTTCCTTACCCTTACCTACGTTATTTAGATAGTTGCGCACCAAAGCCTCACATAAGCCGGCAAGTATATCCGGCAAAGCGCAGCCCATTTGCTGTTTATGGATCATATCGGATTCCGCAAACACAGCACAGCGCCCCGCAATGCGGACAGGAGCTTTTGCTTTTAAGGATATTGGTCCGAAATCTTCAATTGCTATATTTAACCTCGACGCCTGCTGATCCAGAAAAGAACCTGTACCGGCTGCACATACAGTATTCATAGCAAAATCGGAAACTACATTATTGCGCAATATAATTATTTTAGAGTCCTGACCACCGATTTCTAGTATTGTTTGAACCCCGGGAACCAGATATGAAGCAGCTACTGCATGCGTAGTAATTTCATTTTTTATGGTATCCGCACCAATAACTACACCGGCTAAATGACGTCCGCTTCCTGTTGTTCCTACTCCTCTGACTACTGTATTCTCGGGTAAACGCTGAGCCAGTTCCTTTAACCCCTTTTGCACGGTAACTATTGGCTGTCCACATGTACGCAGATAAATAGTCTCTTTAACATCACCTTGCTCATCTATAAAAACAATATTCGTGCTAACCGAGCCAACGTCTACACCTAAATAACCTTTCATGCCAAAGCCTCCTTTTGTTTCTTTTTTTGAGCTATCAAATCAACAAATGCCTCAAGACGAGTTAGTAATCCGGCTTCTCCGGACTGCTCATCAACTATTAACGTCATTACTGCAATACCAAGCTTTTCACTCACTTTGGGTAAAATACTTTGAGCTACGATTTCCGGCATACAGGTAAAAGGTAGAAGCTGTATTACTCCATCATATCCTTTTTCCGAGTAAAGTACTGTGCTTCCAATAGTTTCTTCGCCGTGCCCACCTACAAAATGATTTAAAAATGGCCGGGCGGCCCGGCAGGTTTCTTCCCGATTGCTCATTTTTTTTATTAATCCCATAAATAAATGATCATTTATCCACTCGCTTAAGTAGATCGAACGATCAACTTCTACCCCCAGTTTTCCAAGGAGCCTTTCAATATTCTGATTGGAGAAAGGTTCAAGCAGGGTATAAATTTCGCCTACAATACCGACTTTTAAAACCGGTTTAATTTGATCTATCTCTATGGATGACATAATATTTTTTGCCTGCTCAATATTGATAATCAATTCCTGAGGAGTTTTGGCACGATCTATTTCAGCAAGGGCTTGTTGAAAAGCCATATCGGTGCTGCCTGCTACCAATTCACGAGGGCGAATTTTAAAGGATAACCTTTCAATTTCATCCACCGCCTTTGCCTTAAGGAAGCCAAAGCGAATACCCTTGATAACTTGATACCAGGATCTATTACCTGTAATTTGCTTAATTTTAATTAAAAACTCCGAAAAGTGCTTTTCAGGTGGTTCTAAAACAATTAGATTAAAATTATATTTTAAATCTTTTAATATTTCATTTTCCGAGTAAGCATAATAGCCAAAACGGCAGGGCCCACAACCACCGGCCATAATAATCGTATCAGCACCCAGCTCGTAGGCCTCCATAAAATTTCCCAGATTTAATTTCAGAGGCATACAGGCAAATTCCGGGGCGTGCTTAGTACCCAGGGTAAGAGTTTTTTTACTGCAGGAAGGAGGTACCACGACCTCAACCCCCAAGTATTGAAGCATTGCTTTTAAGCAAATCCACATATGTCCCATATGCGGAAAGGTTACTTTCATCACACAACCCTCCTCCATTTAACCATATCCATAAATGCCTCTAATCTCGTTACTATACCTGCTTCCCCCGTATGTTCATCCAGAGTGATGTTTAAAAATGGAACTCTCCCGACTCGTCGAGCTTGTCTTTCAATTAAGTCTCCGATCATAGAATCGGGCCCGCAGCCAAAAGCAGCGATTTGAATTAAACCATCAATTTCATCACTGTCCAGGTATTTATATGCGGCTCCAATCATACGTTGACCAAGTGTCCAAAATAATCGTTTTGGTAAACGGGCAGCCGCTTCTTGCCGAACTATATGCTCAGGGAGGCTCTCCGCTGTAACCACCTGAGTACCCATTTTTTGCAACTTGTTAATAATATTCATACTAATATATGGGTCATACACATTGTAAGGATGACCTATAACCGCAACTTTATAAGATTTCTCTACGGGTAATTCTTTTTCATCGGGCGGCATCTCGCCTCGTTCTATATACATAAAAGTTTTTTCAGGAGTAAAGCCTCGAGCCAGCAAATCCCAATAATTATTTTGGGCTTTCAAAGCTTTTCCATAGGCCATACGAATTCGCAGGTTATTATTTGTAAAATATCTTCCGATCTCATAAAAGGCATGAAAAATATTCTTCTCGTTTTTATAACTATTAATATTAACATCAATTGTAGTTGGCAGCCCTTGTATATTCTGCCTAAGCATATCAGGTAATCCTAAAAACTTAGGACAAATATATTCCCTGGGGAATATACTAACCATCCTTGGAATAAATAAATAGTCTACTTTATCTGCCAATTCTGTGACATGCCCAAAGGCTACCTTAACCGGTAAACAGGCTTCATCAACTGCTAAATGTAGCCCTTTAGTAAGTATCTGTTTGTTGGTTAGGTCCGATAAAACAACCTCCACCCCTAATGAGTTAAAAAATACTTTCCACATTGGATAATAATAGTAATATAACATTGCGCGAGGTATTCCTACTTTTACAGACATAGCTCTCTCTCCTTATTCCATACATGTTATAGTATGGTCATAAAAGAGGATATTTATGCCAATATTTAAAATTATATCAACATAAACCTCCGGTAATTAGAATTATGATTAATTTTGCAATCACAAGAAGGATATTGAATTACTTATGTTTAAATAGTTTTTATATAATTAAACTTTGTAGGGAGTAAAAATTATGAGTAACTACAAATATAAACTTTTATTTGAACCTATACAACTGGGACCCTATACGTTAAAAAATCGTATTACAATGGCTCCTGTCTATACAGCATATGGTACAGGCGACGGATGCGTAAGCCCTTTACAGGTAGAACATTATCGTAATATAGCCCGGGGGGGCGCTGCAATGATTGTCGTTGAGAACGCCGTCATTAACCACCGCCGTTCATGGTTTGGCAGACTGTTACGGATTGATCAGGATAGCTTTATACCTGAGCTGGAGAAACTGGCCCGTACCATAAAAGCTGAAGGTGTTATTTCTTGCTGTCAAATTAGCCATAGTGGACGCTTTGCTCAGGTGGAAAAACCTGTTTCAGCTTCTGCGGTACCGGCATTTGACGGTCCTGTGCCGGAAGAAATGACCATTGAAGAAATACATAACACAATTGATGATTATGTTATGGCGGCACAGCGGGTAAAACAAGCTGGTTTTGATATGGTAGAAATACACGGTGGAACAGGTTACCTGCCTGCACAATTTTTATCTCCAAGAACTAATTTACGTTCAGACCGCTACGGTGGTAGTTTGGAAAATAGGATGAGATTTGCTCTCGAAGTGGTGCAATCGGTTAAAGCTAAGATTGGGAAATATTTTCCCGTGGGATATCGATTTATGGCAGATGAGTGGATACCGGGCGGCTTGGTTTTAGATGAGGCCCGTATTTTTGCCCGCAAACTTGATGAACTGGAAGTAGCCTATATCTCGGTAACCGCCGGAACTTATGAATCAATTTTCACACCGGAAAAACTGGAGCTTTCCTATCAAAATGCCTATATGGCTGACTTGGCTCAAGCAATTAAAGCAGAAGTAAATGTCCCGGTAATAGCCGCAGGACGTATCTCCACTCCTGCCGTAGCTGAAAATTTGTTATCCTCCGGTAAAGCTGATTTGGTAGGCCTGGGACGGGTTTTGTTGGCAGATCCCCTGTGGCCCCAAAAAGCCTATGCTGGTCAGGAAAATGAAATTATAACCTGTAAAACCGGATGCGATACTTGTCTTAATTTAGTAATGAAACAGAGTCCTGTAATATGTACTCAATGGCCGAAGGAAATTAGGAGGAAGGTAAAGTTTAATTTTTAAGACTTTAAGAGGTTTAATAATAAAATGACTGATAATTTCTTTCTAGACCAACAAGTAATACAGTTTTTTTATGAAAAAATGAATTCCGGTGTAATATTTATTAACGCCCAAGGAAATATACAGTATATTAACCGGCAGTGTGAAAAAATAACTAATGTAAAACTTGAAGAAGCTTTGGGTCAAAAATATAGTGATGTTTTTGCCCACTTGCCAGCCGATGAGTGGTACACCCTGATTACGTTGGAAACCGGTAAGGAGTTTAAAAATATTCAACACATTCACAATGGTATGTATTTAGTCACCGATACTTCTCTTTTAAAGAACGGGAATAAAATTATTGGTGCAGTAGGAATCATAAAAGATGTTTCAGAGATTAGAAATATGGAAAAAAAGCTGGAAAAAACAGAACGCGAAAAAGAAAAATTAGCAATTATCAGTCAGATGGCTGCCGGTATGGCACACGAAATAAAAAATCCATTAACCGCTGTCAGGGGATTTGCCCAACTTTTGAAACATAAATATTGTGACAATGATACTTTGGCTAAATATGCAAAAATTATCATGGACGAAGTTGACCAGGCCACCAGAGTAATTACGGATTTTCTTCAGTTAGCACGTCCTAAAGAACCGGAATTAATGAAGCAATCTATTCATAGCTTAATTGAAGAAATCATAGCTATAGTTGAACCCCGGGCATCATATGAAAACATAGTTGTAAAATACAAAACACAGAAAGATTTACCAGACTGCACGTTTGACAGAAATCAAATCAAACAAGTTTTATTAAACTTATGCAAAAACGCTACAGAGGCAATGCCGGAAGGCGGTGTTTTAACAATTAAAACGGGATATCTACAAGGTAAAAATGAGATATATATAGACATATTGGATACAGGTTGTGGTATCCCTCATAAATGTATGGAAAACCTTGGAGTTCCGTTTTATACTACCAAAGCTAACGGCACCGGTTTGGGATTAAGTATATCCTATTCAATCATTCACGCGCATAGGGGACGGATTGAGGTATACAGCAAGGAAGGGGTCGGAACAAGATTTCATGTTTGTCTACCGTGTGAATCTTCTTAAGAGTAAAATAGAGCACCTATGGTGCCCTTATTTTACTCTTTTTTTTCAGTCTTATTATTTTTAATATTATTTGGTTTACGTGCAGGTTCCGGTACAACAGGCTGAGCATCCGGGTCCTTAGGTTTTAATATGCTTGGGCGGAAGTTGCGCATAGGAACAGGGGTTCTTATTAAGACTGAGCCTAAAGCCTTAATGTTTAAAGGAATTAATGGCCACAAATAGGGAACACCGAAAGATTTTGTTAAAATCAGTAACAACAAGACTAATCCTAGTCCAATCAAAAATCCCGGTAAAGCAAAAATAGCAGACATTACTAACAGGAACAATCGCACTAATCTATTGGCCATACTTAATTCATAACTGGGGGTCAAGAAGGTCCCTACCGCTGCAATTGCCGTATACATTACTACCTCCGCTGCAAACAGCCCAACAGTAGTTGCTATATCTCCAATTAATAGTGCGGCAATTATACCTGTGGCAGTAGCTAAGGAAGAAGGTGTATGAATTGTAGCCAGGCGTATAAAATCAATTGCTAGTTCAGCAAAGACAAACTGTATAATTAAGGGTATTTGTCCGGTTTTATTAGGGCCAATAAATTCTAATGCCGGCGGTAATAGTTCAGGGTGCACAGAAAACAGAAAGTATAGAGGCAATAAAAATATTGAAACGGCTACACCGAAAAATCTAACCCATCGTATATAGGCTCCAACAGTTGGATTCTGACGGTATTCCTCAGCATGCTGTAAATGATGGAAATAAGTTGCCGGAGTAATTGCTATACTTGGTGAATTATCTACCATTACCAACACATGCCCTTCTAATAAATGCGCTGCTGCTACATCCGGACGTTCAGTATAACGTACTTTGGGAAACGGGTTCCAGAAGGTACCGGGAGAAATTAATTCCTCTACCGCTTTTTCGGACATAGGAAGGCCATCTACTTTTATTTTAGCGATACTGTCTTTTATGTTTTTCACAGTCTCCTGATTAGCAATATCTTCAATGTAGCATATTACAATATCTGACTTTGAGCGAATACCTGCCTGCATATATTCCATACGTAATTTAGGATCACGAATTCGTCTTCTGATTAGTGCTGCATTAAAAACTAAAGTTTCCACAAAACCGTCCCGGGAACCCCGCACGACTTTTTCCAAGTCGGGCTCATCAGGATTGCGTACGGGATATTGTCTCACATCAAGAACAAAAGCCTGATCCATACCGTCTACTAACAGTACAGTCGGCCCGGCTAAAACGGAATCAACTACTTCCTCTAAATTTTTTACCGCATCAACTTCAACATAGCCGATTTCTGAGTGAAATAATTTTTTTATAGGGTCAACCGCTAAAGCTTCTCTTTTTAAATTCATAAGAGGAAGTAAAAATCTGCTTAAAAGCTCAGCATTGCAAAAGGCATCAACAAAAATTAGAACTGCGTTTCGGCCGGCAATTGTTATTTCCCTTGCAATAATATCAAAATTAGATTCTATAGCCAAAGCTTTATTCAAATAATTCATATTGTCTTCAAGCTTAGGCCCGATTTTCTGTTTCTGATTTTCAGCGGTTTGAGCCATTAAAACCACTCCTATCCAATATCTCTTGTAATGCCCTGGTTGTAGCTTTAGCCCCGGTACGATAACTATCATGCCCATCCATTTTGCCGATATCTCCAATACCGATAATCACGGGTATTCTTAAATTCTTCAGTATATCTACAGTATCACCGTGAATATTGGAAATATAATATGGTACCTCTTTGCCGTATTTATCAACCGGACCGGAAACAAGCTGACCATCCCTGTTAATTGAATTGTTCACATATACTCCCGGTGCAAAAGTATTAGAAGCTACGGCCAGAGCACCAAGTACTTCAATATCGGGATGCTGAGCTACATACTGTAAAGCTGTCTCCCCCATTCCTTTACCGACAGCCCCTTTATCATCAAACATAACCACCACCGGGTCATAAGCAGCTTGTTTGATAAAGTCAACTAACTGCTGGCCGGACCAAAAGGTGGGATTTCCTGCAGAAATTGAGATTGTGCGGGCACCTACATTATGTGCTGCCACCTCTACTGCACGGCGGGCCATTTCATCTCCGTCTGTGACTAATATAACTTTTCTTTTTTTGGAATTCATATTATTTAGTCCCTCAAATCCGGTTTTCTTTATCCCGTCCTTATTTTTCCCTTAAAAATATGCTTTATACAAAAAAGACATCTGAGAGTACCCTTCGAGACAGCCAATTTAGAAAAGCATCCTAAAGTACAAAGTAGGGCACCTTAGGGTGTCCTACTTTACCGGAGTAATTAATCTGTATAACAGAGTTTACAATCGGCCTTATACTCTGTAAGTTTTCCGTTTTTCACATTAGCTGTAAAATTAACAATTTCTACGCAAGAGATATTGGGTAAGGTTTTACTGGCTTCATTAATCGCTGACTCTACAGCATTTTTCCAGCTATCCGGAGATTCACCAACAATTTCGGTAACTTTAACGTGCATATTATTTTGCCTCCTTGATATAAATTTAAGCAATTATAGTATTTCTTACCCATTTATTTTTATGCACAAAAAGCTCCTTTAAACAAGGGAGCTTTAAAAATTATGAGTTATTGTCAGCCATTATTTCTTTTAATTTTTTCAATGCTTGTCTCTCCAATCGGGATACTTGAACCTGAGATAAATTTAATCGCCGGGCAATATCCG
It encodes the following:
- a CDS encoding acyl-CoA dehydratase activase, which produces MKGYLGVDVGSVSTNIVFIDEQGDVKETIYLRTCGQPIVTVQKGLKELAQRLPENTVVRGVGTTGSGRHLAGVVIGADTIKNEITTHAVAASYLVPGVQTILEIGGQDSKIIILRNNVVSDFAMNTVCAAGTGSFLDQQASRLNIAIEDFGPISLKAKAPVRIAGRCAVFAESDMIHKQQMGCALPDILAGLCEALVRNYLNNVGKGKEILEPVVFQGGVAANVGMKKAFEDAIGVSVQIPPYFNVMGAVGAAVLAKDAVKKSVPTRFKGFAVADINYHASSFECSGCANCCEVVEINENEETIARWGDRCGKWSNALAKKEKIS
- a CDS encoding CoA protein activase, whose protein sequence is MKVTFPHMGHMWICLKAMLQYLGVEVVVPPSCSKKTLTLGTKHAPEFACMPLKLNLGNFMEAYELGADTIIMAGGCGPCRFGYYAYSENEILKDLKYNFNLIVLEPPEKHFSEFLIKIKQITGNRSWYQVIKGIRFGFLKAKAVDEIERLSFKIRPRELVAGSTDMAFQQALAEIDRAKTPQELIINIEQAKNIMSSIEIDQIKPVLKVGIVGEIYTLLEPFSNQNIERLLGKLGVEVDRSIYLSEWINDHLFMGLIKKMSNREETCRAARPFLNHFVGGHGEETIGSTVLYSEKGYDGVIQLLPFTCMPEIVAQSILPKVSEKLGIAVMTLIVDEQSGEAGLLTRLEAFVDLIAQKKKQKEALA
- a CDS encoding acyl-CoA dehydratase activase-related protein, which encodes MSVKVGIPRAMLYYYYYPMWKVFFNSLGVEVVLSDLTNKQILTKGLHLAVDEACLPVKVAFGHVTELADKVDYLFIPRMVSIFPREYICPKFLGLPDMLRQNIQGLPTTIDVNINSYKNEKNIFHAFYEIGRYFTNNNLRIRMAYGKALKAQNNYWDLLARGFTPEKTFMYIERGEMPPDEKELPVEKSYKVAVIGHPYNVYDPYISMNIINKLQKMGTQVVTAESLPEHIVRQEAAARLPKRLFWTLGQRMIGAAYKYLDSDEIDGLIQIAAFGCGPDSMIGDLIERQARRVGRVPFLNITLDEHTGEAGIVTRLEAFMDMVKWRRVV
- a CDS encoding oxidoreductase, with protein sequence MSNYKYKLLFEPIQLGPYTLKNRITMAPVYTAYGTGDGCVSPLQVEHYRNIARGGAAMIVVENAVINHRRSWFGRLLRIDQDSFIPELEKLARTIKAEGVISCCQISHSGRFAQVEKPVSASAVPAFDGPVPEEMTIEEIHNTIDDYVMAAQRVKQAGFDMVEIHGGTGYLPAQFLSPRTNLRSDRYGGSLENRMRFALEVVQSVKAKIGKYFPVGYRFMADEWIPGGLVLDEARIFARKLDELEVAYISVTAGTYESIFTPEKLELSYQNAYMADLAQAIKAEVNVPVIAAGRISTPAVAENLLSSGKADLVGLGRVLLADPLWPQKAYAGQENEIITCKTGCDTCLNLVMKQSPVICTQWPKEIRRKVKFNF
- a CDS encoding two-component system sensor histidine kinase NtrB; amino-acid sequence: MTDNFFLDQQVIQFFYEKMNSGVIFINAQGNIQYINRQCEKITNVKLEEALGQKYSDVFAHLPADEWYTLITLETGKEFKNIQHIHNGMYLVTDTSLLKNGNKIIGAVGIIKDVSEIRNMEKKLEKTEREKEKLAIISQMAAGMAHEIKNPLTAVRGFAQLLKHKYCDNDTLAKYAKIIMDEVDQATRVITDFLQLARPKEPELMKQSIHSLIEEIIAIVEPRASYENIVVKYKTQKDLPDCTFDRNQIKQVLLNLCKNATEAMPEGGVLTIKTGYLQGKNEIYIDILDTGCGIPHKCMENLGVPFYTTKANGTGLGLSISYSIIHAHRGRIEVYSKEGVGTRFHVCLPCESS
- a CDS encoding spore germination protein, translating into MAQTAENQKQKIGPKLEDNMNYLNKALAIESNFDIIAREITIAGRNAVLIFVDAFCNAELLSRFLLPLMNLKREALAVDPIKKLFHSEIGYVEVDAVKNLEEVVDSVLAGPTVLLVDGMDQAFVLDVRQYPVRNPDEPDLEKVVRGSRDGFVETLVFNAALIRRRIRDPKLRMEYMQAGIRSKSDIVICYIEDIANQETVKNIKDSIAKIKVDGLPMSEKAVEELISPGTFWNPFPKVRYTERPDVAAAHLLEGHVLVMVDNSPSIAITPATYFHHLQHAEEYRQNPTVGAYIRWVRFFGVAVSIFLLPLYFLFSVHPELLPPALEFIGPNKTGQIPLIIQFVFAELAIDFIRLATIHTPSSLATATGIIAALLIGDIATTVGLFAAEVVMYTAIAAVGTFLTPSYELSMANRLVRLFLLVMSAIFALPGFLIGLGLVLLLLILTKSFGVPYLWPLIPLNIKALGSVLIRTPVPMRNFRPSILKPKDPDAQPVVPEPARKPNNIKNNKTEKKE
- a CDS encoding stage V sporulation protein AE is translated as MNSKKRKVILVTDGDEMARRAVEVAAHNVGARTISISAGNPTFWSGQQLVDFIKQAAYDPVVVMFDDKGAVGKGMGETALQYVAQHPDIEVLGALAVASNTFAPGVYVNNSINRDGQLVSGPVDKYGKEVPYYISNIHGDTVDILKNLRIPVIIGIGDIGKMDGHDSYRTGAKATTRALQEILDRSGFNGSNR
- a CDS encoding dodecin family protein, translating into MHVKVTEIVGESPDSWKNAVESAINEASKTLPNISCVEIVNFTANVKNGKLTEYKADCKLCYTD